Below is a genomic region from Brassica oleracea var. oleracea cultivar TO1000 chromosome C9, BOL, whole genome shotgun sequence.
ACGAAATGATGGATGTAGAGCGAGAATGGAGACTTGACTCATTGGATGAGTAACCATTAGCCAAAATCAAAGAATCTCTAGATTCGCTTCATTCAGCTCTAGAGGGACAAAAACAGTTTGGGATATACCAAATTGACAATGATACCCTTTCTGAATTAGAACAACGAGTAGACTTCGTAGATAATTAAACCTTGAAAGATAGGTACCCTATCCCTAACCCCGATAGCTTGACCCAAAATTACGATGCTACTGTTGGCTCATGCCGAGGTAGTGCGAAGTTTAGATTAAACTAAGCTTTCACGGAAAATCGCAAAATGGTCACTGACCTGAACGGAAAGATAGACGTGATCTACAGAGAGCTAATGAGAAATTTCGACTCTCTAAGTGAACACACTAAGAGATTGGACAGTCAAATCGCAAAAAACGCGATCGCCATCAAAAGAGAGGCAGGATGTCTCCCTGTGCGAAATGACGCGAATTCAAAACGTCAAATTAATGATGTGTTACTGAGAAGCGGACGAAGCCTCAACCCGAGCACAATAGAGATCAACCAAGCTGAAAAACATGTTGACGTTGAGAGACCTGGGGAAAATAGGTCACGACCAATAATCCTCGATAATCCCAACCCCGAGTCTGAAACACCTCGGGAAAGTGAGCGGTCCAACACCGAGGATGCAGCCATTGATCTCGAAGAGGAAGAACAGGAATTAGAAGAAGAGCTAGAAATCGATCGACAAGAAGGAACTAACGTCGATCGACCCACTGCAGAAAATATCGATCGACAAACTGAAAGTAATATCGATCGACGCTCAACTCTTGCTGAACCGGCCTTAGAGAGAGTGTATAAGACTCTACCGCCCTTTCCTCCTAAAAAGATGCAAACTAAGCGAGAATTAGATAAGGCGATCTGTAAGAAAGCATTCGATAAAATCACGTTGGAAATGCCATTGAGTGATGCCATAAAAGTTTCGTCTTCAATAAAGAAATATGTAAAAGATATGGTATCCAACAGCTTCCCAGGTACTGAACACAACGTCATGATGGTTTCAGAGGAAGTAAGTGCAATAATCCAAGGAGAAACCCCGGTTAAGAGACCTGATACGGGCAGTTTTGTTCTAGATTGCAATATACGACACAAGAGCTTTCCTCGCTCCCTCTGTGATTTAGGTTCCAGCGTGAACCTTATGCCGCATCCTGTCGCGATATCCCTGGAATACGACAAGTTCAAGCCTACCAAATTAACTTTCGTTCTTGCCGACAGATCCGTTAGGATACCTGAGGGAGTACTTCATGACGTGCCAATAAAGATTAACAACTGCCACGTACCTACGGATTTCGTTGTACTGAGATACCAAAATGAACCGAAAGATCCCTTCATTTTAGGTAGACCATTCCTAGCTACAGCTGGTGCGATCATCGATGTCAAGGAAGGTAGGATATCTCTAAACATTGGAAACATTTCGATGACCTTCGACATGGAAAAGCTGATTAGACGACCCTTGATCGATAAACAAACCCCATACATGGATGATATCTCTGAGTTGGCTGAAGAATCTTTCATAGATTTGTGCTCATATGATCCCCTAGATAAAGTACTTACGTCCAGTGAAGAAGAGACATTTAGTGTTGACATCAGAGCTGAGGAATGCACATGATTGATGGACGCAAGTATGGAAGTAGAAAATGTTGATGACATAGAGGATGACCCTTCGGAAATCAACGTTGATCGATATTTGAAAAAAGCCATCGATCAACAACCATCTTCTTTAGAAGATTGGGATCCCGAAAAAGCACCAAAGATTGAGTTAAACTACCTGCTGAACTAAAATATGCTTATCTCTATAAAGATTCATACCCCGTAATCGTGA
It encodes:
- the LOC106314684 gene encoding uncharacterized protein LOC106314684, giving the protein MVTDLNGKIDVIYRELMRNFDSLSEHTKRLDSQIAKNAIAIKREAGCLPVRNDANSKRQINDVLLRSGRSLNPSTIEINQAEKHVDVERPGENRSRPIILDNPNPESETPRESERSNTEDAAIDLEEEEQELEEELEIDRQEGTNVDRPTAENIDRQTESNIDRRSTLAEPALERVYKTLPPFPPKKMQTKRELDKAICKKAFDKITLEMPLSDAIKVSSSIKKYVKDMVSNSFPGTEHNVMMVSEEVSAIIQGETPVKRPDTGSFVLDCNIRHKSFPRSLCDLGSSVNLMPHPVAISLEYDKFKPTKLTFVLADRSVRIPEGVLHDVPIKINNCHVPTDFVVLRYQNEPKDPFILGRPFLATAGAIIDVKEGRISLNIGNISMTFDMEKLIRRPLIDKQTPYMDDISELAEESFIDLCSYDPLDKVLTSSEEETFSVDIRAEECT